A window of the Serratia sarumanii genome harbors these coding sequences:
- a CDS encoding TonB-dependent siderophore receptor, producing MRLIHLSPVAAAMRHGALLCALCGTGALAQDAPAKTDVKEDTLTVTAGAAARDDYVAPGVTTLGKIPLKPREVAQSVSVIDRQQMEQQNLTSLDAVMTRATGVTSAPFVLLTTAWYARGFKIDSFELDGVPTLLGNTASSPQDMAVYERVEILRGSNGLLHGLGNPAATVNMVRKHGLAQNRAQFTASAGSWNQYRGEADVGGPLNASGSVRGRAVMAWEDRDYFYRVSDQKTRLLYATVDADLTPDTLLRVGAQYQTIDSVTNMAGVPMGKDGSDLHLPRSTYLDVDWDRFKWDTTRLFAAVEHRLNDDWQVKLSGDYLHAKSRLLYAGAWGNVDPATGDGAALMGGAYRFRNQQLGLDASLNGKIDAWGLRHELVVGASYTHAEEEQFTARFDSVFQVPVNVYRWDPHGVPKPAIGAYSSPGSTKTVQRGVYGMGRIKLAEPLTLVAGARESWWQLRSPSDTLEENARLTPYGGLIWDFAKDWSWYASYATVFQPQSGKTWSGQMLKPVEGRTLESGVKASLMNGALNLSAAAFRIDLENNPQVDPDHPGGGFDTWYISGGKARSEGFELEGRGYLTPWWDVTLGYTYTDTRYTRDAGNQGRAYNSLTPRHMLRLWSDYDLPWDQRKWSIGGGIQAQSAFSSANGATTLRQGGYALVNARLGYRIDETWSAALNVNNLFDRRYYAGLFSPQWNNRYGEPRNLMFTVKAEF from the coding sequence ATGCGACTCATTCACCTCTCACCAGTGGCGGCCGCGATGCGCCACGGCGCGTTGCTGTGCGCGCTGTGCGGCACCGGGGCGCTGGCGCAGGATGCGCCGGCCAAAACGGACGTAAAAGAAGATACCCTCACCGTGACCGCCGGCGCGGCGGCGCGGGATGACTATGTGGCTCCCGGCGTCACCACGCTGGGGAAAATCCCGCTGAAACCGCGTGAAGTGGCCCAGTCGGTCAGCGTGATCGATCGACAGCAGATGGAGCAGCAGAATCTCACATCGCTGGATGCGGTGATGACGCGCGCCACCGGCGTCACCAGCGCCCCCTTCGTGTTGCTGACCACCGCGTGGTATGCGCGCGGCTTCAAGATCGATTCGTTCGAACTGGACGGCGTGCCGACGCTGCTGGGCAATACCGCCAGCTCGCCGCAGGACATGGCGGTGTATGAGCGGGTGGAGATCCTGCGCGGCTCCAACGGCCTGCTGCACGGGCTCGGCAACCCGGCGGCCACGGTCAACATGGTGCGCAAGCACGGACTGGCGCAAAACCGCGCGCAGTTTACCGCCAGCGCCGGGAGCTGGAATCAGTATCGCGGCGAAGCGGACGTGGGCGGCCCGCTGAACGCGTCGGGCAGCGTGCGCGGCCGTGCGGTGATGGCATGGGAAGATCGCGATTATTTCTATCGCGTCTCGGATCAGAAAACCCGTTTGCTGTATGCCACCGTCGACGCCGATCTGACGCCGGATACCCTGCTGCGTGTCGGCGCGCAGTACCAAACCATCGATTCCGTCACCAATATGGCCGGGGTGCCGATGGGGAAAGACGGCAGCGATCTGCACCTGCCGCGCAGCACCTATCTGGACGTGGACTGGGATCGCTTCAAATGGGACACCACGCGGCTGTTCGCTGCGGTGGAGCATCGGCTGAACGACGACTGGCAGGTCAAGCTGAGCGGCGACTATCTGCACGCCAAGTCTCGCCTGCTGTATGCCGGCGCCTGGGGCAACGTCGATCCGGCCACCGGCGACGGCGCGGCGCTGATGGGCGGCGCCTATCGTTTTCGCAATCAGCAGCTGGGGCTGGACGCCAGCCTGAACGGCAAGATCGACGCCTGGGGGTTGCGGCACGAGCTGGTCGTCGGCGCCAGCTACACCCATGCCGAAGAAGAACAGTTCACTGCACGGTTTGATTCTGTGTTTCAGGTGCCGGTGAACGTCTACCGCTGGGATCCGCACGGCGTGCCGAAGCCAGCGATCGGCGCTTACAGCTCGCCGGGGTCGACCAAAACCGTTCAGCGCGGGGTGTACGGCATGGGCCGCATTAAACTGGCGGAGCCGCTGACGCTGGTGGCCGGCGCGCGCGAAAGCTGGTGGCAACTGCGTTCGCCCAGCGACACTCTGGAAGAGAACGCGCGTCTGACCCCCTACGGCGGCCTGATCTGGGATTTCGCCAAAGACTGGTCGTGGTATGCCAGCTACGCCACGGTGTTTCAGCCGCAGAGCGGCAAAACCTGGAGCGGGCAGATGCTTAAGCCGGTGGAGGGCCGCACGCTGGAAAGCGGGGTGAAGGCGTCGCTGATGAATGGCGCGCTCAACCTCTCGGCCGCGGCGTTCCGCATCGATCTGGAGAACAACCCGCAGGTGGATCCCGATCACCCGGGCGGCGGTTTCGATACCTGGTATATCAGCGGCGGCAAGGCTCGCAGTGAAGGCTTCGAGCTGGAAGGGCGCGGATACCTCACGCCATGGTGGGACGTCACGCTCGGCTACACCTATACCGACACGCGCTACACCCGCGACGCCGGCAACCAGGGGCGCGCCTACAACAGCCTGACGCCGCGTCATATGCTGCGGCTGTGGAGCGATTACGACCTGCCGTGGGATCAGCGCAAGTGGAGCATCGGCGGCGGCATCCAGGCGCAGAGCGCGTTCAGCAGCGCCAATGGCGCGACGACGCTGCGCCAGGGCGGCTATGCGCTGGTCAACGCACGGCTGGGGTATCGCATCGACGAGACCTGGTCGGCGGCGCTCAACGTCAACAATCTGTTCGATCGCCGCTACTACGCAGGGCTTTTCTCGCCGCAGTGGAACAACCGTTACGGTGAACCGCGCAACCTGATGTTCACCGTCAAGGCCGAGTTTTGA
- a CDS encoding PepSY-associated TM helix domain-containing protein: protein MNAVARRALAALHRGCGALFGCALFVVLFTGCWSLAGDSFTLWWNGVTMSGEQRPLAQLLDDAKAYGEDGAAPYVMLPSARYPVIRFCRAPDDCALALSAVSGRLVSLTAPTTLLVTLHKNLFLGFPGRVFLSLFGIAFALLLISGIALHGRRLRQLLQLRRRQGLRVLLFDLHNLLGLWCYPWLVMFALTGALSGLGALGTVLLADRVSPGAPQRVMAQLMGGAQPAPPLPDAGRTLAQTMAALRRQAPEFTPQTLQRAPDGALLAVGGVTRGIPSSALFEQFRFGSGEQPALMRRSAAHQGPWTRAFIAVQPLHYGQYAWLPRAAAAVSALHFLAGFGAATLALSGLGLWCLRQPQRRAARFITGVCCGLTVAGSLLLAARPLAAFPAAWLFWGMWGAVALLAWRVWPGWLLFLSGMASGTALLVAALGHMLSAGPGLYWLDSALLLVSAALFAAGSLLWQSRGAWPRQLE from the coding sequence ATGAACGCCGTCGCGCGACGGGCTTTGGCGGCGCTGCATCGGGGCTGCGGCGCGTTGTTCGGCTGCGCGCTGTTCGTGGTCCTGTTCACCGGCTGCTGGAGCCTGGCCGGCGACAGTTTCACGCTGTGGTGGAACGGCGTGACGATGAGCGGCGAGCAACGGCCGTTGGCGCAGCTGCTGGACGACGCGAAAGCCTACGGTGAAGACGGCGCGGCGCCTTACGTCATGCTGCCGAGCGCGCGTTATCCGGTGATTCGCTTTTGCCGCGCCCCGGACGACTGCGCCCTCGCGTTGAGCGCCGTCAGCGGGCGGCTGGTCAGCCTGACGGCGCCGACCACGCTGTTGGTGACGCTGCACAAGAACCTGTTTCTCGGCTTTCCCGGTCGGGTGTTTCTCAGTTTGTTCGGCATCGCGTTCGCTTTGCTGCTGATCAGCGGGATTGCGCTGCATGGTCGACGGCTGCGCCAGCTGTTGCAGCTGCGGCGGCGTCAGGGGCTGCGGGTGCTGCTGTTCGATCTGCACAATCTGTTGGGGCTTTGGTGCTATCCGTGGCTGGTGATGTTCGCTTTGACCGGCGCGTTATCCGGCCTCGGCGCGCTCGGTACTGTGCTGCTGGCCGACCGCGTCAGCCCCGGTGCGCCGCAGCGGGTGATGGCGCAGCTGATGGGCGGTGCGCAACCTGCACCGCCCTTGCCTGACGCCGGGCGTACTCTTGCGCAGACGATGGCGGCGCTGCGGCGCCAGGCACCGGAATTTACGCCGCAAACCCTGCAGCGCGCGCCGGATGGTGCATTGCTGGCGGTGGGCGGCGTCACTCGCGGTATTCCCAGCAGCGCGCTGTTCGAGCAATTTCGTTTCGGCAGCGGCGAGCAGCCGGCGCTGATGCGGCGCAGCGCCGCTCATCAGGGGCCATGGACGCGCGCGTTCATCGCCGTTCAGCCGCTGCACTATGGCCAATACGCCTGGTTGCCGCGGGCGGCGGCGGCGGTGAGCGCGCTGCATTTTTTGGCCGGGTTCGGCGCGGCGACGCTGGCGCTGAGCGGGCTGGGATTGTGGTGCCTACGGCAGCCGCAGCGCCGTGCCGCGCGCTTTATCACCGGCGTCTGCTGTGGTCTGACGGTGGCGGGAAGTCTGCTGTTGGCCGCCCGGCCGCTGGCGGCGTTCCCTGCCGCCTGGCTGTTTTGGGGAATGTGGGGCGCGGTGGCGCTGTTGGCGTGGCGAGTTTGGCCGGGGTGGTTATTGTTCCTCAGCGGAATGGCCAGCGGTACGGCGCTGCTGGTGGCGGCGCTCGGCCATATGCTCAGCGCCGGCCCCGGCCTGTACTGGCTGGACAGCGCTTTACTGTTAGTCAGCGCGGCTCTGTTCGCCGCCGGCTCCTTGTTATGGCAATCGCGCGGCGCCTGGCCGCGCCAATTGGAGTAA